Proteins encoded in a region of the Planococcus citri chromosome 1, ihPlaCitr1.1, whole genome shotgun sequence genome:
- the AstCC gene encoding uncharacterized protein AstCC: MMTGLVKELCLQFFLLVNLYHALEATWHETVDTNGETKIYHTIPRIKRVQDLQQSAPMSIDKSSLPYDDYPVVVPKRTALALDRIMVALQKALDDGRDSNMKGYYPESGSGLQRRGQEKGKVYWRCYFNAVTCF, translated from the exons atgatgacagGACTGGTTAAAGAATTATGTCTTCAGTTTTTTCTATTGGTGAATTTATATCATGCGCTGGAAGCCACATGGCACGAGACAGTAGATACAAACggtgaaacaaaaatttaccacacAATTCCTCGAATAAAACGTGTTCAAGACTTACAACAAAGTGCACCTATGAGTATTGATAAATCGAGTTTACCTTACGACGATTACCCG GTAGTAGTTCCAAAAAGAACGGCATTAGCATTAGACCGAATAATGGTAGCGTTACAAAAAGCTTTAGACGATGGGAGAGATTCGAATATGAAAGGTTATTATCCAGAATCAGGA agtggCCTGCAGCGAAGAGGCCAAGAAAAAGGAAAAGTTTACTGGAGGTGTTATTTCAACGCGGTAACTTGCTTTTGA
- the LOC135831841 gene encoding vigilin-like isoform X1: protein MNSNEEPKTLHSGNPAYSYEEVFPALPGGLPGINVQNGPNPVNQAVISNNQHNRMKINSTEVTQVFCVPAEERKYDHSEKFGESESLRTCTQISKETGARIEISTSKDKSLTFLITGKVPSVQEARRKVLINFQTQANISISIPKEHHRWILGQKGQRLKDLEKNTGTKISIPAINDPSDKVTVVGTRESIEKAVHEIRVISDEQSKKAFVRVNVPKIYHPFITGGNNDKINQLSHETNTRINVPPPSVDNTEITITGEKEGVLNAKNRIMQIYQDMEKNCKSISVEVPKWQHKYVIGHKGSTMAEILQETGVSVEVPPTDVVGDTITLRGPCQALGDALKYLFDKATSMQCVEIDAPSHIHKLIIGKKAAFIKELQEAYKQCHVEFIGGSDKIRVECLPDVINEVKHKLEERVHYYLHEYDIVEIDVNPKHFKHIIGKSGGNVNRLKNDNDVSITITDDIKNSIKIEGAKDDVAQVKHELEEQIRKLENELEIEIRVDQRHHRTFSGNKRREMQDLYKVVIIFPNVAETSDVVKIKGQKEDVIKCKEYILKSVEELDENSYTLKVPIYKQFHRFVIGRAGANIRKIRDETSTKIDLPSEIDKNDTITITGKKENVEEARDRILKIQKEMELVHGISEDPSKPLPDVTNEKPQPTITIEIKAKPEHHRFLIGKSGLKIKKVRDLTGARITFPNEGDEDKERIIIHGKKDAVERAKEELELMIEQINNTVEEVVHVNPKYHKHFISNRGELIHRISEDCGGVTISFPRLSSAGPNESKVIVKGKPNGVKEAIKRIEQEVQELDKLEDEVHVAPRHHKHFMSRKGRVLQSIVHECGGSNRVTISFPRIDIKDSRVALKGLKDAVQLAKRRIFEIVKDLEEHVTIEVFIPNRDHKVLIRSRTPPTINDIERQNNVKISFADRISGDNYQQNGISDINGHADDKDQARPCDIVYITGKPENCESAKQSLLDIVPITIELNIPYGYHGSIIGPSGKLIREIINAHDVQVDVPHIDKKLDLIKIRGRPASAEKAKEAILRRQKEIDDERVEKELRSYAVQLDVDPEYHPQIIGRKGEVINKMRNDHKVTISLPKKEDPNNIISITGLQKDVEAAKEDILCIVQRLESRYREEVNIDRRVHPRMIGAKGRQIRKIMEEFDVEIRFPRSTDTNPDTVVIFGDEDKVADCKDHLLSLEEDFLQNVRDDVRMPSTADMIFDGTRSTRNDRDEAGFFVKNAPWDPKAPDTSSIAEFPSFGTVDNSKTFAKTGSESKPAWGPRR, encoded by the exons ATGAACAGTAACGAAGAACCGAAAACTTTGCATTCGGGTAACCCAGCTTACAGCTATGAAGAAGTGTTCCCTGCATTGCCTGGAGGCTTACCAGGAATCAATGTGCAAAATGGTCCTAATCCTGTGAATCAGGCGGTCATCTCTAATAATCAGCATAACAGGATGAAGATCAATTCTACCGAAGTGACTCAG GTTTTCTGCGTGCCAGCCGAAGAAAGAAAGTACGACCATAGTGAAAAGTTCGGTGAAAGCGAATCTTTAAGAACGTGTACGCAAATCAGTAAGGAGACTGGTgctcgtattgaaattagtacTTCGAAGGATAAATCGTTGACATTCTTGATTACTGGAAAGGTGCCAAGTGTGCAGGAAGCTCGTCGCAaagttttgatcaattttcaaactcag gcGAATATCTCTATCAGCATCCCCAAAGAACATCATCGTTGGATTTTGGGTCAGAAAGGACAAAGATTGAaggatttggaaaaaaacactgGAACCAAAATTAGCATACCGGCGATCAATGATCCTTCTGATAAAGTCACCGTTGTTGGAACGCGAGAAAGTATCGAAAAAGCGGTTCACGAAATTCGTGTTATTTCTGACGAACAG TCGAAGAAAGCATTTGTCAGAGTAAACGTACCGAAAATCTATCATCCTTTCATTACCGGCGGGAATAATGATAAAATCAACCAACTGAGCCATGAAACTAATACTAGGATCAATGTGCCTCCGCCTTCAGTGGATAACACTGAAATAACCATCACTGGAGAAAAAGAAGGGGTTTTGAAcgctaaaaatcgaatcatGCAGATATATCAAGATATG gaaaaaaattgtaaaagtatTAGCGTCGAAGTTCCGAAATGGCAACATAAGTACGTAATCGGACACAAAGGCTCTACTATGGCTGAAATCTTACAAGAAACTGGTGTTAGTGTAGAAGTACCTCCGACTGACGTCGTCGGTGACACCATAACTTTACGCGGACCATGCCAAGCTCTTGGAGATG ctttgaaatatttatttgacAAGGCAACGAGTATGCAATGTGTTGAAATTGATGCTCCGTCTCATATCCACAAATTGATAATCGGTAAAAAGGCTGCGTTTATCAAAGAATTGCAGGAAGCCTATaaacaa TGTCATGTGGAATTCATTGGTGGCAGTGATAAAATCAGAGTCGAATGTTTACCAGACGTCATAAACGAGGTAAAGCATAAGTTAGAAGAAAGAGTCCATTATTATTTACACGAGTACGATATTGTTGAAATCGATGTCAATCCGAAGCATTTCAAACATATAATTGGAAAAAGCGGAGGAAATG taaacagattgaaaaatgataatgatGTTTCGATTACGATTACTGATGATATTAAAAAcagtataaaaattgaaggtGCTAAAGATGATGTTGCTCAAGTCAAACAT GAACTAGAAgaacaaattagaaaattggAGAACGAactagaaattgaaattcgcGTTGATCAGAGACACCATAGGACATTTAGTGGAAATAAACGCAGAGAAATGCAAGATTTGTACAAAGTTGTTATAATTTTCCCGAATGTTG CTGAGACTAGCGATGTTGTGAAAATCAAAGGACAGAAAGAAGACGTTATTAAATGCAAAGAATATATTCTGAAATCAGTTGAAGAATTGGATGAAAATAGCTACACCTTGAAAGTTCCAATTTACAAACAGTTTCACAGATTCGTGATTGGACGTGCTGGAGCCAACATTAGGAAG atACGTGACGAAACAAGTACTAAAATTGATCTTCCATCGGAGATAgataaaaatgatacaattaCTATTACGGGTAAAAAAGAAAACGTCGAAGAAGCTCGAGATAGAATTCTTAAAATACAAAAGGAAATG gaattggTTCACGGAATATCAGAAGACCCGTCTAAACCGTTACCAGACGTTACTAATGAGAAACCCCAACCGACTATAACGATTGAAATCAAAGCTAAACCCGAACACCATAGATTTTTAATTGGCAAAAGTggcttgaaaatcaaaaag GTGCGTGACTTAACTGGAGCCCGTATTACTTTTCCGAATGAAGGCGATGAAGATAAAGAGCGTATCATAATCCATGGTAAAAAAGACGCCGTTGAACGAGCGAAGGAGGAATTAGAATTGATGATAGAACAGATC AATAATACCGTCGAAGAAGTTGTACACGTGAATCCGAAATATCACAAGCATTTCATCAGCAACCGCGGAGAGCTTATTCATAGAATTAGCGAAGATTGCGGAGGTGTTACCATATCATTCCCTCGACTGTCTAGCGCTGGACCGAATGAATCCAAAGTTATCGTGAAGGGAAAACCGAACGGTGTCAAAGAAGCAATTAAAAGGATTGAACAAGAAGTTCAAGAATTG GACAAATTAGAAGACGAAGTGCATGTAGCACCTCGGCACCATAAGCATTTTATGTCGCGTAAAGGTAGAGTCTTACAAAGTATTGTACACGAATGCGGTGGAAGTAACCGGGTCACGATATCTTTTCCTCGAATCGATATTAAAGACTCGAGAGTGGCTTTGAAAGGACTAAAAGATGCCGTACAATTAGctaaaagaagaatttttgaaatagtgaAAGATTTG gaaGAGCACGTTACGATCGAAGTTTTCATACCAAATAGAGATCATAAGGTTCTGATCAGATCGAGAACTCCACCCACAATCAATGACATCGAAAGACAGAACAATGTTAAGATATCGTTTGCTGACAGGATCAGCGGAG ATAATTACCAGCAAAATGGAATTTCTGATATCAACGGACATGCAGACGATAAAGATCAGGCTAGGCCTTGCGATATTGTTTACATTACTGGTAAACCAGAAAATTGCGAAAGTGCAAAGCAGAGTCTTTTAGATATTGTTCCAATTACTATAGAG CTTAATATACCTTATGGCTATCATGGTTCGATTATCGGACCTAGCGGGAAATTGATTCGCGAAATCATAAATGCGCATGACGTACAGGTGGATGTACCTCATATTGACAAGAAATTAGATTTAATTAAA ATAAGGGGCAGACCGGCATCTGCAGAAAAAGCGAAGGAAGCTATTCTCAGGAGACAGAAAGAAATCGACGATGAACGAGTAGAAAAAGAATTGAGAAGCTATGCAGTGCAG TTAGACGTAGATCCGGAATATCATCCGCAAATAATTGGACGTAAAGGCGAAGTTATCAATAAGATGAGAAATGACCACAAAGTCACAATAAGTTTACCAAAAAAGGAAGATCCAAATAATATCATATCGATTACTGGGTTACAAAAAGATGTGGAAGCCGCGAAAGAGGATATACTCTGTATAGTTCAACGTTTG GAAAGTCGATATCGCGAAGAAGTTAACATCGATCGTCGCGTTCATCCTAGAATGATCGGAGCTAAAGGTCGGCAAATCAGGAAGATAATGGAAGAATTCGATGTTGAGATCAGATTCCCTCGCAGTACGGATACTAATCCCGATACTGTTGTGATATTCGGTGATGAAGATAAAGTCGCTGATTGTAAAGATCATCTGTTGAGTTTGGAAGAAGACTTT CTTCAAAATGTTCGCGATGACGTGAGAATGCCAAGTACCGCAGATATGATATTTGACGGTACCAGAAGTACTCGAAATGATCGTGATGAAGCAGGGTTCTTTGTGAAAAATGCCCCTTGGGATCCTAAAGCACCAGATACGAGCAGTATTGCGGAGTTTCCGTCATTTGGAACCGTCGACAATAGTAAAACTTTCGCTAAGACAGGGTCCGAATCGAAACCTGCTTGGGGGCCACGGCGTTAA
- the LOC135831841 gene encoding vigilin-like isoform X2 produces the protein MNSNEEPKTLHSGNPAYSYEEVFPALPGGLPGINVQNGPNPVNQAVISNNQHNRMKINSTEVTQVFCVPAEERKYDHSEKFGESESLRTCTQISKETGARIEISTSKDKSLTFLITGKVPSVQEARRKVLINFQTQANISISIPKEHHRWILGQKGQRLKDLEKNTGTKISIPAINDPSDKVTVVGTRESIEKAVHEIRVISDEQSKKAFVRVNVPKIYHPFITGGNNDKINQLSHETNTRINVPPPSVDNTEITITGEKEGVLNAKNRIMQIYQDMEKNCKSISVEVPKWQHKYVIGHKGSTMAEILQETGVSVEVPPTDVVGDTITLRGPCQALGDALKYLFDKATSMQCVEIDAPSHIHKLIIGKKAAFIKELQEAYKQCHVEFIGGSDKIRVECLPDVINEVKHKLEERVHYYLHEYDIVEIDVNPKHFKHIIGKSGGNVNRLKNDNDVSITITDDIKNSIKIEGAKDDVAQVKHELEEQIRKLENELEIEIRVDQRHHRTFSGNKRREMQDLYKVVIIFPNVAETSDVVKIKGQKEDVIKCKEYILKSVEELDENSYTLKVPIYKQFHRFVIGRAGANIRKIRDETSTKIDLPSEIDKNDTITITGKKENVEEARDRILKIQKEMELVHGISEDPSKPLPDVTNEKPQPTITIEIKAKPEHHRFLIGKSGLKIKKVRDLTGARITFPNEGDEDKERIIIHGKKDAVERAKEELELMIEQINNTVEEVVHVNPKYHKHFISNRGELIHRISEDCGGVTISFPRLSSAGPNESKVIVKGKPNGVKEAIKRIEQEVQELEEHVTIEVFIPNRDHKVLIRSRTPPTINDIERQNNVKISFADRISGDNYQQNGISDINGHADDKDQARPCDIVYITGKPENCESAKQSLLDIVPITIELNIPYGYHGSIIGPSGKLIREIINAHDVQVDVPHIDKKLDLIKIRGRPASAEKAKEAILRRQKEIDDERVEKELRSYAVQLDVDPEYHPQIIGRKGEVINKMRNDHKVTISLPKKEDPNNIISITGLQKDVEAAKEDILCIVQRLESRYREEVNIDRRVHPRMIGAKGRQIRKIMEEFDVEIRFPRSTDTNPDTVVIFGDEDKVADCKDHLLSLEEDFLQNVRDDVRMPSTADMIFDGTRSTRNDRDEAGFFVKNAPWDPKAPDTSSIAEFPSFGTVDNSKTFAKTGSESKPAWGPRR, from the exons ATGAACAGTAACGAAGAACCGAAAACTTTGCATTCGGGTAACCCAGCTTACAGCTATGAAGAAGTGTTCCCTGCATTGCCTGGAGGCTTACCAGGAATCAATGTGCAAAATGGTCCTAATCCTGTGAATCAGGCGGTCATCTCTAATAATCAGCATAACAGGATGAAGATCAATTCTACCGAAGTGACTCAG GTTTTCTGCGTGCCAGCCGAAGAAAGAAAGTACGACCATAGTGAAAAGTTCGGTGAAAGCGAATCTTTAAGAACGTGTACGCAAATCAGTAAGGAGACTGGTgctcgtattgaaattagtacTTCGAAGGATAAATCGTTGACATTCTTGATTACTGGAAAGGTGCCAAGTGTGCAGGAAGCTCGTCGCAaagttttgatcaattttcaaactcag gcGAATATCTCTATCAGCATCCCCAAAGAACATCATCGTTGGATTTTGGGTCAGAAAGGACAAAGATTGAaggatttggaaaaaaacactgGAACCAAAATTAGCATACCGGCGATCAATGATCCTTCTGATAAAGTCACCGTTGTTGGAACGCGAGAAAGTATCGAAAAAGCGGTTCACGAAATTCGTGTTATTTCTGACGAACAG TCGAAGAAAGCATTTGTCAGAGTAAACGTACCGAAAATCTATCATCCTTTCATTACCGGCGGGAATAATGATAAAATCAACCAACTGAGCCATGAAACTAATACTAGGATCAATGTGCCTCCGCCTTCAGTGGATAACACTGAAATAACCATCACTGGAGAAAAAGAAGGGGTTTTGAAcgctaaaaatcgaatcatGCAGATATATCAAGATATG gaaaaaaattgtaaaagtatTAGCGTCGAAGTTCCGAAATGGCAACATAAGTACGTAATCGGACACAAAGGCTCTACTATGGCTGAAATCTTACAAGAAACTGGTGTTAGTGTAGAAGTACCTCCGACTGACGTCGTCGGTGACACCATAACTTTACGCGGACCATGCCAAGCTCTTGGAGATG ctttgaaatatttatttgacAAGGCAACGAGTATGCAATGTGTTGAAATTGATGCTCCGTCTCATATCCACAAATTGATAATCGGTAAAAAGGCTGCGTTTATCAAAGAATTGCAGGAAGCCTATaaacaa TGTCATGTGGAATTCATTGGTGGCAGTGATAAAATCAGAGTCGAATGTTTACCAGACGTCATAAACGAGGTAAAGCATAAGTTAGAAGAAAGAGTCCATTATTATTTACACGAGTACGATATTGTTGAAATCGATGTCAATCCGAAGCATTTCAAACATATAATTGGAAAAAGCGGAGGAAATG taaacagattgaaaaatgataatgatGTTTCGATTACGATTACTGATGATATTAAAAAcagtataaaaattgaaggtGCTAAAGATGATGTTGCTCAAGTCAAACAT GAACTAGAAgaacaaattagaaaattggAGAACGAactagaaattgaaattcgcGTTGATCAGAGACACCATAGGACATTTAGTGGAAATAAACGCAGAGAAATGCAAGATTTGTACAAAGTTGTTATAATTTTCCCGAATGTTG CTGAGACTAGCGATGTTGTGAAAATCAAAGGACAGAAAGAAGACGTTATTAAATGCAAAGAATATATTCTGAAATCAGTTGAAGAATTGGATGAAAATAGCTACACCTTGAAAGTTCCAATTTACAAACAGTTTCACAGATTCGTGATTGGACGTGCTGGAGCCAACATTAGGAAG atACGTGACGAAACAAGTACTAAAATTGATCTTCCATCGGAGATAgataaaaatgatacaattaCTATTACGGGTAAAAAAGAAAACGTCGAAGAAGCTCGAGATAGAATTCTTAAAATACAAAAGGAAATG gaattggTTCACGGAATATCAGAAGACCCGTCTAAACCGTTACCAGACGTTACTAATGAGAAACCCCAACCGACTATAACGATTGAAATCAAAGCTAAACCCGAACACCATAGATTTTTAATTGGCAAAAGTggcttgaaaatcaaaaag GTGCGTGACTTAACTGGAGCCCGTATTACTTTTCCGAATGAAGGCGATGAAGATAAAGAGCGTATCATAATCCATGGTAAAAAAGACGCCGTTGAACGAGCGAAGGAGGAATTAGAATTGATGATAGAACAGATC AATAATACCGTCGAAGAAGTTGTACACGTGAATCCGAAATATCACAAGCATTTCATCAGCAACCGCGGAGAGCTTATTCATAGAATTAGCGAAGATTGCGGAGGTGTTACCATATCATTCCCTCGACTGTCTAGCGCTGGACCGAATGAATCCAAAGTTATCGTGAAGGGAAAACCGAACGGTGTCAAAGAAGCAATTAAAAGGATTGAACAAGAAGTTCAAGAATTG gaaGAGCACGTTACGATCGAAGTTTTCATACCAAATAGAGATCATAAGGTTCTGATCAGATCGAGAACTCCACCCACAATCAATGACATCGAAAGACAGAACAATGTTAAGATATCGTTTGCTGACAGGATCAGCGGAG ATAATTACCAGCAAAATGGAATTTCTGATATCAACGGACATGCAGACGATAAAGATCAGGCTAGGCCTTGCGATATTGTTTACATTACTGGTAAACCAGAAAATTGCGAAAGTGCAAAGCAGAGTCTTTTAGATATTGTTCCAATTACTATAGAG CTTAATATACCTTATGGCTATCATGGTTCGATTATCGGACCTAGCGGGAAATTGATTCGCGAAATCATAAATGCGCATGACGTACAGGTGGATGTACCTCATATTGACAAGAAATTAGATTTAATTAAA ATAAGGGGCAGACCGGCATCTGCAGAAAAAGCGAAGGAAGCTATTCTCAGGAGACAGAAAGAAATCGACGATGAACGAGTAGAAAAAGAATTGAGAAGCTATGCAGTGCAG TTAGACGTAGATCCGGAATATCATCCGCAAATAATTGGACGTAAAGGCGAAGTTATCAATAAGATGAGAAATGACCACAAAGTCACAATAAGTTTACCAAAAAAGGAAGATCCAAATAATATCATATCGATTACTGGGTTACAAAAAGATGTGGAAGCCGCGAAAGAGGATATACTCTGTATAGTTCAACGTTTG GAAAGTCGATATCGCGAAGAAGTTAACATCGATCGTCGCGTTCATCCTAGAATGATCGGAGCTAAAGGTCGGCAAATCAGGAAGATAATGGAAGAATTCGATGTTGAGATCAGATTCCCTCGCAGTACGGATACTAATCCCGATACTGTTGTGATATTCGGTGATGAAGATAAAGTCGCTGATTGTAAAGATCATCTGTTGAGTTTGGAAGAAGACTTT CTTCAAAATGTTCGCGATGACGTGAGAATGCCAAGTACCGCAGATATGATATTTGACGGTACCAGAAGTACTCGAAATGATCGTGATGAAGCAGGGTTCTTTGTGAAAAATGCCCCTTGGGATCCTAAAGCACCAGATACGAGCAGTATTGCGGAGTTTCCGTCATTTGGAACCGTCGACAATAGTAAAACTTTCGCTAAGACAGGGTCCGAATCGAAACCTGCTTGGGGGCCACGGCGTTAA